Proteins from a genomic interval of Pseudodesulfovibrio nedwellii:
- a CDS encoding DUF3150 domain-containing protein → MDTHTDITVLDNLMALNLDVNIWTARKKLTPADFGGVDLPPEELASLGSKKICNPQELRIFGTLKARAVNLLDRTGVRFLGGWAIPEDSADDIVSELTAIRDDFLAAKEQFLNRYDEAVRDWIVQHPGWENLIGSSTVSADYVRSRIGFKWQLFKLLPPVDNAVHQGLQDEVNGLGSTLFGEVAKAATDTWHRCFEGKDKVTHKALSPLRSIHTKLSGLSFVEPRVVPIMDLLDAAFNRMPSRGYIHGSALVMLQGVVSMLRDPATMVAHGQKILSGQDTTDILTGLVADTIPPLQEGKAAVKADYIPEPVQQHLIDSHGLW, encoded by the coding sequence ATGGATACCCATACGGATATCACTGTGCTGGACAATTTGATGGCCCTGAACCTGGACGTAAACATCTGGACGGCTCGGAAGAAACTGACACCGGCTGACTTCGGTGGTGTTGATTTACCTCCAGAAGAGCTTGCTTCGCTTGGCAGTAAGAAGATTTGCAACCCACAGGAATTGCGTATCTTCGGTACACTCAAGGCTCGTGCCGTCAATTTGCTGGACAGAACTGGAGTCCGCTTCCTTGGTGGCTGGGCGATTCCTGAAGACAGTGCTGATGACATCGTGTCGGAACTGACCGCGATTCGTGATGACTTCTTGGCTGCAAAAGAACAGTTCCTCAATCGATATGACGAAGCAGTACGAGATTGGATCGTTCAGCATCCAGGTTGGGAAAATTTGATCGGCAGTTCTACAGTCAGTGCGGATTACGTGCGCAGTCGTATCGGCTTCAAATGGCAACTGTTTAAACTGCTGCCGCCTGTAGATAATGCCGTACACCAAGGGTTGCAGGACGAAGTAAATGGATTGGGTAGCACGCTGTTCGGTGAAGTGGCTAAGGCGGCAACGGATACCTGGCATCGATGCTTTGAAGGTAAGGATAAGGTGACACACAAAGCCTTGTCTCCCTTACGCTCCATCCACACCAAGCTGTCGGGGTTGAGTTTTGTCGAACCGCGAGTTGTGCCAATCATGGACCTCTTGGATGCGGCGTTCAATCGGATGCCTTCACGTGGATACATCCATGGAAGCGCATTGGTTATGCTTCAGGGCGTCGTTTCGATGCTTCGTGATCCTGCGACAATGGTAGCCCATGGTCAGAAGATTCTGAGCGGACAGGATACAACCGACATTCTGACTGGACTGGTTGCGGATACGATTCCTCCCTTACAAGAAGGGAAGGCTGCGGTTAAAGCCGATTATATCCCTGAGCCTGTGCAGCAGCATTTGATCGACAGCCATGGGTTGTGGTGA
- a CDS encoding AAA family ATPase: protein MSEIIKELRDLQTIEHDAGEIFSGRKSKRKVHGFESPSSFTPDINPAYLFHDSSRDAVVWFMDSSDPLYVFGPAGSGKTSLIKQLAAKLNYPVFDITGHGRLEFPDMVGHLTVEDSNMSFQYGPLALAMKFGGLFLLNEIDLLDPATAAGLNGILDGDPLCIPENGSEVIKPHPLFRFAATANTNGGTDETGLYQGTLRQNLAFMDRFWLCEIGYPSPKAERELLHRKAGNLPKDVRTKMVDYANEVRKLFMGEADGNYRETIEVTFSTRTLIRWADLTVRFQPLARQGIQPVTYALDRALGYRASPETRTVLHELAQRLFPQETKE, encoded by the coding sequence ATGAGTGAAATCATCAAGGAACTGCGAGATTTGCAAACTATCGAACATGACGCAGGTGAAATCTTCAGCGGAAGGAAGTCCAAGCGTAAAGTGCATGGCTTTGAATCACCGTCTTCATTCACCCCTGACATTAATCCTGCATACCTGTTTCATGACTCCAGTCGTGACGCCGTGGTCTGGTTTATGGATTCGTCTGATCCGTTGTACGTCTTCGGGCCTGCCGGTTCGGGTAAAACAAGCCTTATCAAGCAGCTTGCGGCTAAGCTCAACTATCCTGTCTTTGACATTACTGGTCATGGACGGTTGGAATTCCCGGATATGGTCGGACATCTGACTGTAGAGGATTCCAATATGAGCTTCCAGTACGGACCGCTTGCGCTGGCGATGAAATTCGGCGGGCTTTTCCTGCTCAATGAGATCGATCTGCTTGATCCGGCAACCGCTGCGGGTTTGAACGGTATCCTGGATGGCGATCCGCTGTGCATCCCTGAGAATGGTAGCGAAGTCATTAAGCCGCATCCGTTGTTTCGATTTGCAGCCACGGCCAACACCAATGGCGGGACTGATGAGACCGGTCTCTACCAGGGGACGCTTCGTCAGAACTTGGCTTTCATGGATCGCTTTTGGCTCTGCGAGATCGGCTACCCGAGCCCGAAGGCGGAACGGGAGTTGTTGCATCGTAAGGCCGGAAATCTTCCCAAAGACGTGCGGACCAAGATGGTGGACTACGCCAACGAGGTCCGTAAGCTCTTTATGGGAGAAGCCGACGGCAATTATCGCGAGACCATCGAAGTCACGTTCTCGACTCGTACCCTGATCCGTTGGGCTGATCTGACTGTTCGCTTTCAACCATTGGCTAGACAAGGCATCCAACCTGTGACCTACGCGCTTGATCGTGCTCTTGGCTATCGTGCCAGTCCCGAAACCCGGACCGTTCTGCACGAACTGGCGCAACGTTTATTCCCACAAGAAACCAAGGAGTAA
- a CDS encoding DEAD/DEAH box helicase: MSNILPDDVDFFQTEGEERFYNFLKHVAKPEGRFLSWYLPDLKGREPDFIMFSKDVGLIIFEIKDWALNQIIEANPQYFVLNIAGKPEKRKNPLFQAKEYFSYLIEKLTDDGRLLSREPEHYGKPRIPISYGAVFPNINKFEFLEKGLGDVIPADKTLFWDDMHSSSDICTDPSGRKFSEMLKQMFPPVFLFQPTGKDCEILRNVIFPVIRMKLPNRTAENDYETDKTRLQQLDYNQEAISRKMDEGHRIVTGPSGSGKTLILVHRAAQLLKYNPKVKRILFVCYNLTLANYIRRLLADKKLPLGKSGIDVFPFYQLCSRIVHETVDNDGEGKDYYELILQEAMERCQECDLQYDAILIDEGQDFSDDMLKVVMGLLSPTSKSLTIAMDKGQRIYQRRMSWKEIGIDASGRTHHLDWVYRNTEEIAGWAARFMGEAVNQNHNSTQHELLPNLLGHHGPAPSMPLCGDFNETSSTIIQKVKEWLGKGYPASEIAVLYTTSKPTTIPDLHIPTHIKDALEENGILCQWISEDARSKEAYDVTTDKVSISTIHSVKGLDYACVLLVGVDFIDLDRIGKEQARNLIYVAMTRARTELVIPWVQETKLTSRLQKALQI, from the coding sequence ATGTCAAATATATTGCCTGACGATGTCGATTTTTTTCAAACAGAAGGCGAAGAGCGATTCTATAATTTTCTCAAACACGTCGCTAAGCCAGAAGGCAGATTCCTAAGTTGGTATCTTCCCGACCTCAAAGGCAGAGAGCCTGATTTCATCATGTTCAGCAAGGATGTGGGGCTAATAATATTTGAAATTAAAGACTGGGCTCTCAACCAGATTATCGAAGCTAACCCACAATATTTCGTTCTCAATATTGCAGGTAAACCTGAAAAACGAAAAAATCCTCTTTTCCAAGCCAAGGAATATTTTTCTTACTTAATCGAAAAGCTAACAGACGACGGAAGACTCCTCTCTCGTGAACCTGAACACTACGGGAAACCGAGAATCCCGATAAGTTACGGTGCCGTTTTCCCTAACATCAACAAATTCGAATTCCTTGAGAAGGGGCTCGGAGACGTTATCCCTGCGGATAAGACACTGTTTTGGGACGACATGCATTCTTCTTCCGATATTTGTACAGATCCGTCCGGCAGGAAATTCTCGGAAATGCTCAAGCAGATGTTTCCCCCCGTCTTTCTTTTCCAACCAACAGGCAAGGACTGTGAAATTCTTCGAAATGTGATCTTCCCTGTTATTCGTATGAAACTTCCAAACAGAACAGCAGAAAATGATTACGAAACAGACAAGACGCGCCTTCAGCAGTTGGACTACAATCAAGAAGCAATTTCCAGAAAAATGGACGAAGGGCACAGGATCGTCACAGGCCCTTCCGGCAGCGGAAAAACGCTCATACTAGTACATCGAGCAGCTCAACTTCTGAAATACAACCCAAAGGTCAAACGAATTCTTTTCGTTTGCTACAATCTAACCTTGGCAAACTACATACGCAGACTCTTAGCCGACAAGAAGCTTCCTTTGGGGAAATCAGGAATAGATGTATTCCCCTTTTACCAGCTTTGCTCTCGTATAGTTCATGAAACAGTGGATAATGATGGTGAAGGAAAGGATTATTATGAACTCATCCTACAAGAAGCGATGGAGCGATGCCAAGAATGCGATCTTCAATATGATGCCATTTTGATAGATGAAGGTCAGGACTTTTCCGATGACATGCTAAAGGTCGTCATGGGACTGTTGTCACCAACTTCAAAAAGCCTGACGATTGCCATGGACAAAGGACAACGAATTTATCAACGTAGGATGTCTTGGAAAGAAATTGGCATTGATGCAAGCGGACGAACTCACCATTTGGACTGGGTATACAGAAACACAGAAGAAATAGCTGGTTGGGCTGCCCGATTCATGGGAGAAGCTGTCAATCAAAATCACAATAGCACTCAGCACGAACTACTCCCCAATCTCTTGGGACATCATGGACCAGCACCTTCAATGCCTCTTTGTGGCGACTTTAATGAAACATCTTCAACCATCATCCAGAAAGTGAAAGAATGGTTGGGAAAAGGATATCCGGCATCTGAAATCGCAGTGCTTTACACAACGAGCAAACCGACAACCATTCCAGATTTACATATTCCCACCCATATCAAAGATGCACTGGAAGAAAACGGGATTCTCTGCCAGTGGATTTCAGAGGACGCAAGAAGCAAAGAGGCCTACGACGTAACTACGGACAAAGTATCCATTTCAACCATCCACAGCGTCAAAGGTCTCGATTATGCTTGTGTTCTATTAGTAGGTGTTGATTTCATTGATCTTGATCGCATAGGTAAAGAGCAGGCACGGAATCTAATTTATGTCGCCATGACTCGAGCACGGACCGAACTAGTAATCCCTTGGGTTCAAGAAACGAAGCTGACGTCCCGGCTCCAAAAGGCTCTACAAATTTAG
- a CDS encoding helix-turn-helix transcriptional regulator has protein sequence MVNKNSLDSHGTKLLRLFQKLMLEGRRHYQSDLAEYLDCSPQTVMRLIGEIEGTVGTGLEIGTENRRRYYQLKSLASRRTLGLEFEELRYLAICHDLASPHLPQQISARVEKTIFELSTLMADPDYARRNDAQQQQIGFKSKGYIDYTGHFKHIESLIDAAQKRNICLVDYKANSQKEAKNYFYAPGRIITMNGALYVRGHKVSKGLAEKERATTFAIHRIQDVTQTDKTFNFDATIDDEGSFGMSWHEPKRFRIAFDEKTADYVRERTWSEDQKIEDQEDGGLILELTTVSERELMAWVWSFGKLATLL, from the coding sequence GTGGTTAATAAAAACTCATTGGATTCACATGGAACAAAGCTCCTGCGCCTATTCCAAAAACTTATGCTTGAAGGAAGACGGCACTATCAAAGCGACCTTGCAGAATATCTTGATTGCTCACCGCAAACAGTTATGCGTCTTATCGGAGAGATAGAAGGGACTGTAGGCACTGGTCTTGAAATTGGGACGGAAAATCGCCGCCGATACTACCAACTCAAATCTCTCGCATCTAGACGTACACTGGGGTTAGAATTCGAGGAACTTCGTTACCTCGCCATCTGCCATGACTTGGCATCGCCTCATCTGCCTCAACAAATTTCAGCAAGAGTCGAAAAAACGATATTTGAGCTTTCAACCCTCATGGCAGATCCTGATTACGCTCGCAGAAATGACGCACAACAGCAGCAGATAGGATTCAAGTCCAAAGGATACATAGATTACACCGGGCATTTCAAACATATCGAAAGCCTCATAGACGCTGCTCAAAAACGCAACATCTGCCTTGTTGACTACAAAGCCAACTCCCAAAAAGAAGCAAAAAACTATTTTTACGCTCCTGGTCGCATCATCACCATGAATGGCGCTCTTTACGTGCGCGGCCATAAGGTATCAAAAGGGCTAGCAGAAAAGGAACGAGCAACGACTTTCGCCATTCACAGAATCCAAGATGTCACACAGACAGATAAAACTTTCAATTTTGATGCGACAATCGACGATGAGGGCTCATTCGGCATGAGTTGGCACGAACCCAAACGCTTCCGCATCGCCTTTGACGAGAAGACTGCAGACTACGTACGAGAACGGACATGGAGCGAAGACCAGAAAATTGAAGACCAAGAAGACGGTGGACTTATTTTGGAATTAACGACGGTCAGTGAACGAGAACTCATGGCCTGGGTGTGGAGTTTTGGAAAATTGGCGACGCTATTATAA